The genomic interval tCCGGGTGCAAAGTCCCCGATgattttggaaagcttactgttctctgctctttgttcgcttcttctgttagtctcatcattttctttttgaggtcatttgttgggtcttttttaagtggctgaaacttattattatcacttagtatattatccattttggtgtcgtattcatctctattcattatgacgtacactgcagTTTTATCtcctttccataatccgaccccgaggaacaacacacaagacaaaagacaaagaaatagtgatataccatcagataccatacaacaaacaccacgaagatgaaaggaaagccatccttggtatactgccgaagaggaaccacccccactagcgccatataacaaaataacagcaaggatttactgcaaaccaaaccttacggcctctttggtaatgaaaaatagtacggccccatcgacggagaaagaggttaaatctgatatagtatacagtttgtctgtgctgacgagcaatgtcagtccccaaaaatgctatatcggacacacaaccaccacactcaaacgtcgcatgcaggcccacagaaaccaaggagccattcatcagcacttgtggataccccacaaaaaaaaaaccatcattacaagaacttctcacaaacaccaaaataatacacatggaaggcaactacaatcgtttattgatatcagaagcagtcagcatcgcaatgcaacgtcccagccttaacatccaacgtgaggcagaccgttccttgccctcgtgtaggaggcagaccttcaaccgcgtgtaacaaaacccccacacgcggacaggagcgcacactgactttcagtgaattaaaaaaatatatgtaattaatatatatttattgtataattgggtatataataacttactttcaacttttttttttgttataatttaatctgttgttaacatattatttatttgtcttattttatgtttcactatagtcttttgcaaatacttaaaactaggtatctggcaattgtactacctttccgtcctcatgacgtcacaaaacgcatgtaggctcatatttgtatcagtacgcttgaaacgtcaatacgtataggttgacgaaacagctgtcgcgtgtaaaaatactggagtaaatggaagaatcccattatgtgtccattagtaacctgaacaatgaagtaaagaaaataattagaaaatatgaagcaatttgtttcaaaaaagctggttaacagtgagaaagccattctattcaatgaatgatatatatatatatatatatatatatataatatataatatatatgatatatattataaatatatatatatatatatatatatcttattttatatatatatagatatatatatatatatatatatatataatagatatatatagatatatatatatatataatatatatatatatattcatatattacatacaatagaAACAAAGCGTGCAATTCTCAACAACCATGGCTATGCAAGTCAACAAAAGTCAAAGCAAATATAATCAAATATCATCTTATATCAGGATTTAACCATTGTGCTTTTCCCACCGAATTTTTCAGTTCTGCAAATACATCACCTGCACTGAGAACGAGAAGCCTGAGGGATGCCCGCAGGGCACATCCTTCATGCCCGGCGTTGCCCAGTTTGGGTGCTGCGGGGCGTGCGTCAGATTCAAGCGTAAGTGATATCCTGTAGGACTTTTTTTTCGTAGTTCAGGGACACTGTTTACATCTTGAGTCTGTACAGGATAAGTTTCACTGACAATGAGGGCTACAGCAATATCTTGCAGGATTTTATTCTCTAGTTTGGGGTCGCTGTTTGGAGCAATAGTCTGTACAGGACCGGTTCCAATGGCAACGAAGACTACAGCAATAGCCTGCAGGACTTTATCCTGTAGTTTATGATCGTTATTTGGAGCAATAATCTGTACAGGACCAGTTCCACTGAAATTGAAGCCTACAGCAATATCCTGCAGGATTTTATCCACTAGTTAGGGTCACTATTTGGACAGAAGTCTACACAGGCACAAGGTCAACTTCctataaacaaaagcaaaaaaaaaaaaaaaaaaaaaataataataataacaacaacaaattgTGTGATGAACACAAGTATGGAACTtgttctctggatatttgtatgtaTTGGATTTTGATGTGTCAGCGTATACATGGGTATACATGTGAAAGAATCGTGGCCCTTTGCAAGATGCGAGTGCAATTGAATGAATGAGAGGAAATATGAAGTTATAgagattaatatatgtataactgaatcacgaaagttataAGGTATAAGccgcaaaggaaagtgaaacactggggtggctgcaagatctttcgactcaacgtcctttacttagcagactggctgacttacatgagaactgagaggacaaggaagggtcgtataagtgacagatagggattataaagagattagtacccagAATCCACCAcatctggagaatgagtaacaACCACCTACCTCcctttacagagagagaagacgacAGCTGCACCGGTAGCATCGATCCGAACTACGGCGGGGGCTACAACCGGATCGGAGACAGCCGGAAGAAGTCCCTGAGAGAAAGCATCGTCTCTTACGGATCCGGATCTATATCCGACCTCCTGCCTCCCAACGACAACACTCTCTCGTCCTCGTGGTGCGACTATTTCCTCAAATGTGACAAACCTCGGGAGGGCAGCAAGATACTCGCTTGTTTGGACGGTAAAGTGATTTAGAATTATATGTTACGCCTGCATGTGTGTACggttgtatgtgtgtattagtaCGTACGTAGATATACGAACGTAAGTACATGCAGTGCATATACACTTACacctatgtatgaatgtatggatagatatatatatatatatatatatagtatatatatatatatatatatctatatctacatctatatatataatatatttaatatatatatataatatctatgtatgatatatatatatagatatcgatagaatatatattctaatagattataatatattattagatatatatatgtatattatatatatatctctataatatctatatatatatctatgtatatctataatatatcgcgagagagagagagaggagagagagagagcgagagagagagagagagactagagcgagagagcgagagagatagatagatatatatatagatatagtatatatatatatatatatatatactatatataatatatctatatatatagtatatagagagagcGAGGGCTAGATTAGTAGAGcgtatagagatatatgtatatatatatatatatatatatatatatgtatatactatatatatctatatatatatagctatatatatatatatatatatatatatttcatattatatataagatatatagatatatattatactatatagatatatatactatatctatagatatatatatcatctatatatatatatatatctatatatctagtatatcctctatatatctcatcatcgatctttatatctagctatatatatatatatatcatatatatatatatatatcgatatatctatatatatatatatatctcgatatatctatatatatagtatatatatctctatatctatatttagatcttaataatatctttatctactatatagatatatagatctaatctaatatataaatatagataatatatatatattaattatatataattatatatgtattatctatatatctatatatatatgtaatataccttatcctacacacaatatattatatctagatatataataatatatctatattataatatatatgatatatctatatatataatatatatctatattatatatatatcatatatatataatctatatatatatatattatatagatctaatatctagattatatagattatatatatctatatatatcattatatatatatatattatatctgattctctatatctatatatagatatatatatatatctataatctatatataatataatcagatatataatatatatatatattatgatttatatatatagatagatagataagataggtAAGATAACCATATAAATAccccaaatatataatatataaattatatatagatattatatatatatatatatctatatatatacaaatatatatctgtataacatatgattacgtatatatatatacacacaggaaagatctatatatatatatataatatatattatatatatatatatatataatatatatatagagagagagagataaagaagagagagagagagagagagagagtagagagagagaaagagagaagagatgaaatatatatatatatatatatttaaatatatatatttatatatatatatctagataatagatctataatataattatatatatatagattatagatctaaataatatagatatctatgtttgtatattatatattatatatatatatatgaataatatgatagtctaaataatatatatatatatatataatcgatatatatatttatagaataataatatatatatatatatctattcgatatatagatatatagatataatatatatatctaaatatatatatatatatctgtaataaatctatatatagatgtatatatatagctatatctatatatagaaatatatatgatatataatatatatataatattataatatatatatatatatatatatatatataagttaatagaTAGATtgttatagatacatataaatcacacacaaatattatatattatatatatatatctatatatctataaatatatatatcatatatatatatatatataatatacagtattaaatatctgtatacatgtatacgtatatatacatacacacatatatatatacatacacatatatataatatacacatatacatatataaaataagtaacaTCTCAATGAACTTCCTACCACCACTTCGACAGGTGACTCCGGGGACAAGGGCTGCAAGTACTTCCAGCGTCAGTACGACAGATTCCTGTCAGACCCTGAACCTGACCCCGTGACCCACTACACCAGCGACAAGTTCATTTCCTTCAGGGACGACTATATGTGGAGGCCCAACTGTACCCAGGGCAACGAGTTCGAGGCCAAGCAGTGCAAAGGACCTACCGACGAAGAGAGGTCAGGGAAGGTCAGGGATTGGATTGGAACGTGGAATTTGGGCCAAAAGGTCAAGTGCTGTGGCCTTATATGTCGAGGACATATAAGGTCACTGGAGAAGGTAGATGAAAGTCAAATGGAAGAAGTGGAATATGAAGGGgaatacagtaaaatgaatgaaaagagttGCAGCTATTGGCTGAAGAGGATGCTGTaaaataagtaatgcctacagcgcaccacgtgaggtgcactgacggcactacatccCTACGAGGGTCAGAAGAGAGGTCAATGTTTCTTTAGTCTGGGGCACAGAGCTGCTGCCAAATGCCAAGCTTTTTTTTCCTGCCAATTTTGTCTCTGATGTAGTTTTGGTATTTCGCCCACTATCGAAGGGGTATTGCCTTCAGTGCACTCACTCGGCGCACTGTAGGTaatacttaagggtctttgcagcgtcccctcggcccctagcagcaacctcttccattccttttgctgtacctccgtttgtTTTCTGttccttccaccttactttctcAATGCTTTCCCAACAGTAacgtcttcctcctgttacaccttgcaaaccttcttacggttaatttccctttcagcgctgaatgacctcataggtcccagatcTTGGCCTAAATTTGGgcctaattttattttccatgacATTCCACTTCCGAGCAAAATGATGCCAGTTTTTCATTACACTTTTGGGCTCTTACAATCAGTTAAATAATAAAGTGCACTGGtagatatattcattaaaagaTAACCCAAGTGAGGTTGGAAGAAACTGGACATTATCAGTGAATTTCATCATTAGaaatgacttctctctctccactcgaAGGTGCATTTGTGTGGATCCTTCTGGGAACCGGATCTACGGGTCAGCCTTCTCCTTCCAGAAAGAACTCTATGAGACCATGAACTGCGGTAAGTGGCTAGAGCTCTGGCACTCTCTCCTTGCTATCGTGGTCCCTTGATATACTTATGACCatctttcttcctagaagaggCAGCCCGATTGCTTCCTTTAGAGTTGAACatatttcttttcgtttttactTTAATTGTATCTGCCAACTGTGACAAAACCTGAACGGGAAGTAGAATAACGATGTAATGCAGCTGATAAACCTTGAACAAAATACATCTCTGACATTCctgatattaataacaataagtcGTCCTCCTTCCCTCAAAACAGCCTGTTCCAGAAAGGTCTGGGAGATGAAGCAAGCAGGGGTAACTTCGGTGACTCTCCACTGCGCAGAAAACGGGAACTACGAGCCCCTTCAGTGCGTGGACGGCTGGTGTTATTGCGTGGATCCCATAACGACCGAGACCTACGGCCCGAATCTGCCTGAGGAGGCCATGAATCTCCTTCCCTGCTGTGAGTGACATTTCTTTGCAAAGTGGTTTTAGGTGGTCACTTGGAATCCAGAGGGGGGGAT from Macrobrachium nipponense isolate FS-2020 chromosome 28, ASM1510439v2, whole genome shotgun sequence carries:
- the LOC135201614 gene encoding uncharacterized protein LOC135201614, which encodes MESSTMETMFFLCFFFYSVLVGETTAQFAGKDDYGIEAFRQLRENNPEMFCKYITCTENEKPEGCPQGTSFMPGVAQFGCCGACVRFKQREDDSCTGSIDPNYGGGYNRIGDSRKKSLRESIVSYGSGSISDLLPPNDNTLSSSWCDYFLKCDKPREGSKILACLDGDSGDKGCKYFQRQYDRFLSDPEPDPVTHYTSDKFISFRDDYMWRPNCTQGNEFEAKQCKGPTDEERCICVDPSGNRIYGSAFSFQKELYETMNCACSRKVWEMKQAGVTSVTLHCAENGNYEPLQCVDGWCYCVDPITTETYGPNLPEEAMNLLPCYDEAKIGGQYLRRCESEFHGFATLADLLKSKGVQPPSTNLNCDPDGSYGPIQFDGKMYRCYDKYKESIWNPAGDGCQCVRDVETFKEYGLTIDVDCQVNSGMYAQIQHRGGTVYCADEDGVRTGPRVYDKYEGYLECASSLRCQAGILTNCPNSCNNCPPEAYTKYQ